One Stratiformator vulcanicus genomic window, AGTTCGGCCGCGTCTTCGATCGTGATGATTCGATGGTCGGGCTGAATGAAGCTCGACAGCGTATTGAGCAGCGTCGTCTTACCGGAACCGGTACCGCCCGAAATGATGATGTTGAGCCGGGCTTTCATAGCCCCTTCGAGCAGCATCACCATCTCCGGCGTGAACGCGCCGAAGTTAAGCAGCTTTTCGAGTGTAAGCGGGTTCGAACCGAAACGACGAATCGTCATGCTCGGCCCGTCGAGCGCCAGCGGTGGGATGATCGCGTTTACACGCGAGCCGTCCGGCAGGCGGGCGTCGCACATCGGGCTGGTTTCATCGATCCGTCGGCCGACCTTCGAGACGATCCGGTCGAGCACCTGCATCAGGTGATCGTTATCGCGGAAGGTCACTTTCGACTTAATGATCCGGCCGCCTTTTTCCAAGAAGATGTTCTTGGGGCCGTTGATCATGATGTCCGCGACGTCTTCTTCTTTGAGGAGCAGTTCGAGCGGACCGAAGCCGAAGGTCTCATCGAGAACTTCTTCGATCAAACGCTCGCGTTCGCTGCGGTTGAGCAGTGGGTTTTCGGTATCGCACAGGTGCTCAACGACGAGGCGAATTTCTCGGCGGAGCGTATCGCCTTCGAGCGCACCGAGTCGCGACAGGTCGAGTTTGTCGACGAGCTTGCCGTGAATCAGCCGCTTGAGGTTCTCGAAGTCGAGCTGCTGGTTTTCCATGCCGCGTCCGAGGGCGCGGGCCGTTGTACTTGGGCTGGGCATTATCTCTTCCGCTATCGAATCCGGAGGGGGAGAATCCGAGGTCTGACGGGATGTCGTCTCCTGCGGAAACCTATCTCACGAATCCGCCCGATGACGGCGGACTTTTTCGATTCGTTGCGAAAAGGCAGCGCCGCAAGCGAAGTGATTTGCCGAAGTTTCTCCGGTCGCGCCGGTCGTTACGAAAGAAACGATTTTGATGTCGCCACCAGCGAGCAACGACCATCCACCGGCGATGGCGCAGGCTCAGTTTCCAACCGAAGCACGCGAATGAAGAATCTGTGAAATCGGGCGGACCGGCCTATCCACGTTCAGACATCGCTTGTCTCGCATGCCCGGCTGAACTATCGTGCCGGAACCAAGGACAAACCGTCCCGCATCGCCGTCATCGAGGTTGATGAATGACCGAACGCGTGGGTGAGTCGGAGGTCAGGAAGACCTTCGTACTCGATACCAACGTCATCCTTCACGATTCCGACTGCATCAGGAACTTCGAAGAACACGACATTGCGATCCCGATCACCGTGCTCGAAGAGCTCGATCGGTTCAAGAAGGGGGGCGAGGATATCAATTTCCACGCCCGGCACTTCCTGCGGGTCATCGACGAGTTGACCGGCGATCTGCTCTCGCCCGAGGGCGCCCCACTGGGCGAAGGGCTCGGTCATCTCAAAGTAGTCATCGGCGGTGAGTTCCGTAGTGAACTCGCCGCCGCTTTCGTTGAGGACGCCCCCGATCACCGCATTCTCAATACCGCCCTGACGGTGCATCGCGAAGACCGGAGGCTGCAGCGCCAGACTATCTTCGTCACCAAAGACGTCAA contains:
- a CDS encoding CpaF family protein; this encodes MPSPSTTARALGRGMENQQLDFENLKRLIHGKLVDKLDLSRLGALEGDTLRREIRLVVEHLCDTENPLLNRSERERLIEEVLDETFGFGPLELLLKEEDVADIMINGPKNIFLEKGGRIIKSKVTFRDNDHLMQVLDRIVSKVGRRIDETSPMCDARLPDGSRVNAIIPPLALDGPSMTIRRFGSNPLTLEKLLNFGAFTPEMVMLLEGAMKARLNIIISGGTGSGKTTLLNTLSSFIQPDHRIITIEDAAELQLQQPHVLRLETRPPNIEGKGRVNATDLVKNALRMRPDRIIIGECRGPESLDMLQAMNTGHEGSLTTIHANTPRDAVSRLETMISMGGIELPIRALRHQFSSAVDLIIQSNRLQGGPRKVTHITEVVGMEGDTIIMQDLFLFVQDGIDEDGKAFGHFESTGVRPAFMDRLESAGVRLPQNLFSARALGS